The proteins below come from a single Acipenser ruthenus unplaced genomic scaffold, fAciRut3.2 maternal haplotype, whole genome shotgun sequence genomic window:
- the LOC117398605 gene encoding integrator complex subunit 5 — translation MSAVFECGSVSVQQLHVGATSPQELAQKIKAFISGVDPVKGHKLTLKDHAKCAVLLLRTVPACRGAALEHLCGVFDEYVGGYVLELDCDLGAGGSGGGGGGTGGSGSRNLDDIVQEIHGVLSEFVRLNPKAWAPLVSGWSIELMGRLSSKYSGRQCTPHAGSLNELLQLWMSCKATRTLMELYSQCLTAMISSCPDACVDDLLDTSVRHSPHFDWVVAHIGSSFPNTIISRVLSCGLKDFCAHGGGGGGGGGGGGGGTGAVDGSPPPQSFPDTRVPKIASVVGILGHLTCHHADSIKQELLGMFHESLGAAGTQQKAATVPFLLQLAVMSPALLGAVSAELVDSLKPPVLNQLQQLLGSLPREEQENMVSLAVHLLGQTSTGAFRLLRFLVDTAMPASVIIAAPGLAVHEGAREACERVVQLLLLSLQNLVFSLGGESPGSARPAIPFLDGLRAHVRELCVETLRLERKRHLWLHQLLALLAVHGGPSCATEALCHMLTLARTQEELGLAAQLHAAVLVSSSSSCAAGLLPATVQRCVAQIHAGGLTDQQLAQLLSNLALMAQWDQQNTTTTTTKEEGSGSSASSIMSAQVARIVSASHLHDFSPLLLHDSPLVSDAAASLLSSTRFPGSLQPARLLSVARAAVAHFFLSLRRRGGGGVVTADSARLLARLSSVSSLSLKAVLQLLVEGALLWGGNAEMFGGKRVPLSGAAAPAEGACPGDTRAPLLEVNRKFGTAVNFSGGGGGGGVWSVFHAGIVGRGLKPSPPPPSATAAPSPAPEEVLLNQHLFVDAVARCCCSSKYHAGTGSGLEEPQASPVSPEAAKLVAMALAESVCPDVANGELPWPPEDHARTTVERDIRIRRRFEENPLLFQLLRLVAAGRPALCYCSVVLRGLLATLLAHWEGSREATALASPWHLRASSVLVACMGEAQLLPPVLGNMHEAFPFLAPFEVRLLLLSVWDYMRDNSPLPQRFSFNAETGLFYRDFAKDGDMSKYLSVLYSVLHKNVDRLGHLCGRFQL, via the coding sequence cCCTCAGGAGCTTGCCCAGAAGATCAAAGCCTTCATCAGCGGCGTGGATCCAGTGAAGGGCCACAAACTGACCTTGAAGGACCACGCCAAGTGCGCCGTCCTCCTGCTGCGGACCGTGCCGGCGTGCCGGGGCGCCGCGCTGGAGCACCTGTGCGGCGTTTTCGACGAGTACGTGGGGGGGTACGTGCTGGAGCTGGACTGCGACCTCGGGGCGGGAggtagtggaggaggaggaggaggtacgGGAGGATCTGGTTCTAGAAACCTGGACGACATCGTCCAAGAAATCCACGGGGTCCTGTCGGAGTTCGTCCGCCTCAACCCCAAAGCCTGGGCCCCCCTCGTGTCGGGCTGGTCCATCGAGCTGATGGGTCGCCTGAGCAGCAAGTACTCCGGCCGGCAGTGCACCCCCCACGCCGGGAGCCTCAACGAGCTCCTGCAGCTGTGGATGTCCTGCAAGGCCACCAGGACCCTGATGGAGCTCTACAGCCAGTGCTTGACCGCCATGATCAGCAGCTGCCCGGACGCCTGCGTGGACGATCTCCTGGACACTTCTGTGCGGCACTCCCCCCACTTCGACTGGGTGGTGGCCCACATTGGCTCCTCCTTCCCTAACACCATCATCAGCCGGGTCCTCTCCTGCGGGCTCAAGGACTTCTGCGCccacggaggaggaggaggaggaggaggaggagggggtgggggtgggaccGGGGCTGTCGACGGCTCTCCTCCCCCCCAGTCCTTCCCGGACACGCGCGTCCCCAAAATCGCCTCGGTGGTGGGGATCCTGGGCCACCTCACCTGCCACCACGCCGACAGCATCAAGCAGGAGCTGCTGGGGATGTTTCACGAGAGCCTGGGGGCCGCCGGGACCCAGCAGAAAGCCGCCACGGTCCCTTTCCTCCTGCAGCTGGCGGTCATGTCTCCGGCCCTCCTGGGCGCCGTGTCCGCGGAGCTCGTGGATTCCCTCAAGCCCCCCGTGCTGAACCAGCTCCAGCAGCTCCTGGGTTCCCTGCCCAGGGAGGAGCAAGAGAACATGGTCAGCCTGGCCGTCCACCTCCTGGGACAGACCTCCACCGGGGCCTTCCGGCTCCTGCGCTTCCTGGTCGACACGGCCATGCCCGCCTCCGTGATCATCGCCGCGCCCGGGCTGGCGGTCCACGAGGGCGCGCGGGAGGCCTGCGAGCGCGtggtgcagctgctgctgctcagCCTCCAGAACCTGGTCTTCAGCCTGGGAGGGGAGTCTCCCGGCTCAGCCAGGCCGGCGATCCCCTTCCTGGACGGGCTGAGGGCCCACGTGCGGGAGCTGTGCGTTGAGACCCTGCGGCTGGAGAGGAAGCGCCACCTGTGGCTGCACCAGCTGCTGGCCCTGCTGGCCGTCCACGGGGGCCCCAGCTGCGCCACGGAGGCCCTGTGCCACATGCTCACCCTGGCCCGCACCCAGGAGGAGCTGGGCCTGGCCGCGCAGCTCCACGCCGCCGTGCTTGtctcctccagctcctcctgCGCGGCCGGGCTGCTGCCTGCCACGGTGCAGAGGTGCGTGGCTCAAATCCACGCCGGGGGACTGACGGATCAGCAGCTGGCACAGCTGCTCAGCAACCTGGCGCTGATGGCGCAGTGGGACCAGcagaatactactactactactactaaggAAGAAGGCAGCGGAAGCAGCGCCAGCTCCATCATGAGCGCCCAGGTTGCCCGGATCGTCTCGGCCTCCCACCTCCACGACTTCAGCCCCCTGCTGCTTCATGACAGCCCCCTGGTTTCGGATGCCGCAGCCTCCCTCCTGTCCTCCACCCGCTTCCCCGGGTCCCTGCAGCCCGCGCGGCTCCTCAGCGTGGCGCGGGCGGCCGTGGCGCACTTCTTCCTCTCCCTGCGTCGCCGCGGAGGCGGGGGGGTGGTGACGGCCGATTCGGCCCGGCTCCTGGCCCGGCTGAGCTCCGTGTCCTCGCTGAGCCTCAAGGCCGTGCTGCAGCTGCTGGTGGAGGGGGCCCTGCTGTGGGGGGGCAACGCGGAGATGTTCGGCGGGAAAAGGGTACCCCTCTCCGGGGCCGCGGCCCCCGCGGAAGGCGCCTGCCCGGGAGACACGAGGGCGCCCCTGCTGGAGGTCAACCGCAAGTTCGGCACGGCTGTCAACTTCTCCGGCGGGGGGGGTGGCGGCGGCGTGTGGTCCGTGTTCCACGCGGGAATCGTGGGGCGCGGCCTCAagccctcccctcctcctccgtCGGCAACGGCAGCCCCCAGCCCGGCTCCGGAGGAGGTGCTTCTGAACCAGCACCTCTTCGTGGACGCGGTCGCCCgctgctgctgcagcagcaagTACCACGCCGGCACGGGCAGCGGCCTGGAGGAGCCCCAGGCTTCTCCCGTCAGCCCCGAGGCGGCCAAACTGGTGGCCATGGCGCTGGCGGAAAGCGTCTGCCCGGACGTGGCGAACGGAGAGCTCCCCTGGCCCCCCGAGGACCACGCCCGGACCACGGTGGAGCGCGACATCCGCATTCGCCGGCGCTTCGAGGAGAACCCCCTGCTCTTCCAGCTGCTCCGGCTGGTGGCTGCCGGCCGGCCGGCCCTCTGCTACTGCTCCGTGGTCCTTCGTGGCCTGCTGGCCACCCTCCTGGCCCACTGGGAGGGCTCCCGGGAGGCCACGGCCCTAGCCTCGCCCTGGCACCTGCGCGCCTCCTCCGTCCTCGTGGCCTGCATGGGGGAGGCCCAGCTGCTGCCCCCCGTGCTCGGCAACATGCACGAGGCGTTCCCCTTCCTCGCCCCCTTCGaagtgcgcctcctgctgctcaGCGTGTGGGATTACATGCGGGACAACAGCCCCCTGCCGCAGAGATTCAGCTTCAACGCGGAGACGGGGCTGTTCTACCGGGACTTTGCCAAGGACGGGGACATGTCCAAGTACCTGAGCGTCCTCTACAGCGTCCTGCACAAGAACGTGGACAGGCTGGGACACCTGTGCGGGCGCTTTCAGCTCTGA